A single genomic interval of Ruminococcus sp. NK3A76 harbors:
- the gatA gene encoding Asp-tRNA(Asn)/Glu-tRNA(Gln) amidotransferase subunit GatA translates to MDISTMTVHQLREALDKKELSAKEAAQGYFDRIEKYDSELDCYITLTQEKAMQQAEKAQARIDKGEAAPLTGIPMAIKDNICTEGVKTTCSSNILENFIPPYNATAMEKLDSQDIVMLGKVSMDEFAMGGSTQTSAFKKTKNPYDKACVPGGSSGGSAAAVSADLCAAALGSDTGGSIRQPAAFCGVTGIKPTYGRVSRFGLVAFASSLDQIGPVAKDSLDCGIILNAICGNDHHDRTTSLEAVPDFTAKIGKDLKGMKIAVPSEFFAEGIDDEVRKTVLKAADEYKAMGCELVECSMPSLKYAIPCYYILACAEAASNLSRYDGIKYGHRTAEAAESYEELIVKSRSEGFGDEVKRRILLGNYCLSSGYYDAYYRKALALRQLIRKEYNDIFEKCDVILTPTTPSVAYRPDEKVDDPVKMYQADICTVTVNIAGLPAASTTCGYNDKGMPIGMSVIGRRFDEATILQVTSAFENGFKTVKPKL, encoded by the coding sequence ATGGATATCAGTACAATGACAGTTCATCAGCTCAGAGAAGCGCTTGATAAAAAAGAGCTCTCCGCAAAAGAAGCTGCTCAGGGCTATTTTGACAGGATAGAAAAATACGATAGCGAGCTTGACTGCTATATAACCCTTACACAGGAAAAGGCTATGCAGCAGGCAGAAAAGGCTCAGGCAAGGATAGATAAGGGCGAGGCTGCTCCTCTTACAGGTATTCCTATGGCTATTAAGGACAATATCTGCACAGAGGGCGTAAAGACTACCTGCTCGTCAAATATCTTAGAAAACTTCATTCCGCCTTATAATGCAACAGCAATGGAAAAGCTCGATTCGCAGGATATCGTTATGCTCGGCAAGGTGTCTATGGACGAGTTCGCTATGGGCGGCTCAACTCAGACATCCGCTTTCAAGAAGACAAAGAACCCTTACGATAAGGCTTGCGTTCCCGGCGGTTCATCCGGCGGCTCGGCAGCTGCTGTTTCGGCTGACCTTTGTGCAGCAGCACTTGGTTCTGATACAGGCGGCTCTATAAGACAGCCTGCTGCATTCTGCGGCGTTACAGGTATCAAGCCCACATACGGCAGAGTATCCCGTTTCGGCCTTGTAGCATTCGCTTCGTCTCTTGACCAGATAGGCCCTGTTGCTAAAGACAGCTTAGACTGCGGTATCATTCTTAACGCTATCTGCGGCAATGACCACCACGACAGAACAACTTCTCTCGAAGCAGTTCCCGATTTCACAGCTAAGATAGGCAAGGATCTTAAGGGAATGAAGATAGCAGTTCCTTCCGAGTTCTTTGCTGAGGGTATCGACGATGAAGTCAGAAAGACTGTTTTAAAGGCTGCTGACGAGTATAAGGCTATGGGCTGTGAGCTCGTTGAGTGCTCTATGCCGTCACTTAAATATGCTATCCCTTGCTATTATATCCTTGCCTGCGCTGAGGCCGCATCAAATCTTTCGAGATATGACGGCATCAAGTACGGTCACAGAACAGCAGAAGCTGCTGAGAGCTATGAGGAGCTTATAGTAAAATCCCGCTCCGAGGGCTTCGGCGACGAGGTCAAGAGAAGGATACTTCTCGGCAACTACTGCCTTTCAAGCGGTTATTATGATGCTTATTACAGAAAGGCACTTGCCCTGAGACAGCTTATCAGAAAAGAATACAATGATATATTTGAAAAATGCGATGTTATCCTGACACCTACAACACCTTCCGTTGCATACAGGCCTGACGAAAAGGTAGATGACCCGGTAAAGATGTATCAGGCAGATATCTGCACAGTTACTGTAAATATCGCCGGTCTTCCTGCGGCTTCTACGACCTGCGGATATAACGACAAGGGTATGCCTATCGGTATGTCGGTTATCGGAAGAAGATTTGACGAAGCAACGATCTTACAGGTAACAAGCGCATTTGAAAACGGCTTTAAGACCGTTAAGCCCAAGCTTTGA
- the gatB gene encoding Asp-tRNA(Asn)/Glu-tRNA(Gln) amidotransferase subunit GatB: MSEYRTVIGLEIHAELLTKTKIFCNCSAEFGGAPNTRVCPVCTGMPGTLPIINQTAVEYAVKAGYALGCEINKFSVFDRKNYFYPDLPKAYQISQLYYPIIGAGAVTIEVGGKKKDIRINHIHLEEDAGKLVHDDFNGVSLADYNRCGIPLIEIVTEPDMASAEEAMAFVEQISLLLQYAGVCDCKMEQGSLRCDVNISIMKPDAKEFGTRAEIKNINSIKSVGRAIKYEERRQALLLDAGKKVVQETRRYDANRDKTTSMRSKENANDYRYFPEPDILQVNLTDEQLKEIRAKLPELPNSRMKKYTEQYGLSAVDANILIQSKTVSDLFEDSVKVYNNPKSISVLILGEFMRRVNLGEIDPANITFTPEDFASLARLADEEKISKSDVKSIFRIMVDKGGKPEDIARENGMLITVDTAKAEAVIDDVLKTNEAQVAQYINGEQKVFGFIMGQCTKALKGVATPKVIKEILDSKLKALSASVTAEKTEEAAEEQTAGISKLTPYENKDKYVPEVSGNMVMVSPEKLVKEITIADILDNVGKEVEFSGTVHRVRKYGSISFVVIRTAFSVIQTVYSADTCKDSIEGVKEGQFVFVKGSVKENTKDYNGVEVVLSELKLISAPKYDYPLKISQGRLNCTIDVNLDNRSVSLRNPYEKATFRLQEGIVQGMHKFMQANHFTEIHSPKIVAQGAEGGANIFKLDYFQKNAFLNQSPQFYKQTMVGVFNRVYEIAPVYRAEKHATSRHLNEYIGLDFEMGFIDSMYDVMAMETAMLKYICEYIKTEYADEVRFLEADIPTIKEIPSIKFIDAITMLRGDNGGTGKKFDLDPEDEVNLCKYAKEKYDSDFIFVTHFPSSKPPFYAMNSREDPREAYKFDLLFRGLEITSGGQRIHDYDEQVQKMIDQGLDPKDFESYLEAHKYGLPPHGGLGIGLERLLMKMLNLSNVRETSLFPRDLNRLMP; encoded by the coding sequence ATGAGTGAATACAGAACCGTCATAGGTCTTGAGATCCATGCTGAGCTTTTGACTAAGACAAAGATATTTTGTAACTGCTCTGCCGAATTCGGCGGCGCACCTAATACAAGAGTATGCCCTGTATGTACAGGTATGCCGGGTACACTCCCGATAATCAACCAGACAGCTGTTGAGTATGCTGTCAAGGCAGGCTATGCTCTTGGCTGCGAGATAAATAAGTTCTCTGTTTTTGACAGAAAGAACTATTTCTATCCCGACCTTCCAAAGGCTTATCAGATATCACAGCTTTACTACCCGATAATCGGTGCAGGCGCTGTAACTATCGAGGTAGGCGGCAAGAAAAAGGATATCAGGATAAACCATATCCACCTTGAAGAAGATGCCGGTAAGCTCGTTCACGATGACTTCAACGGCGTGTCTTTAGCAGACTATAACCGCTGCGGTATCCCGCTTATCGAAATAGTTACCGAGCCTGATATGGCATCTGCTGAGGAAGCAATGGCTTTTGTTGAGCAGATATCACTGCTCTTGCAGTATGCAGGTGTCTGCGACTGTAAAATGGAGCAGGGCTCACTAAGATGCGATGTCAATATCTCTATAATGAAGCCTGATGCAAAGGAATTCGGTACCCGTGCCGAGATAAAGAATATCAACTCGATAAAGAGCGTTGGCCGTGCTATCAAGTACGAGGAAAGAAGACAGGCTCTTCTGCTCGACGCAGGTAAGAAGGTCGTTCAGGAGACAAGGCGTTATGACGCTAACCGTGATAAGACTACTTCCATGCGTTCAAAAGAGAATGCTAATGACTACCGTTATTTCCCCGAGCCTGATATTCTCCAGGTAAACCTCACAGATGAGCAGTTAAAGGAGATAAGAGCAAAGCTGCCTGAGCTTCCTAACAGCAGAATGAAGAAGTATACCGAGCAGTATGGCCTTTCGGCTGTTGATGCTAATATCCTTATACAGTCCAAGACTGTATCTGACCTGTTTGAGGATTCGGTAAAGGTCTATAATAACCCCAAGAGCATATCCGTGCTCATACTCGGTGAGTTTATGAGACGTGTCAACTTAGGCGAGATAGACCCTGCAAATATCACCTTCACCCCTGAAGACTTTGCTTCACTTGCACGCCTTGCTGATGAAGAAAAGATATCCAAGTCAGATGTTAAGTCTATATTCAGGATAATGGTCGATAAGGGCGGCAAGCCTGAGGATATCGCAAGAGAAAACGGTATGCTCATTACAGTTGATACTGCAAAGGCAGAAGCTGTTATCGACGATGTGCTTAAGACAAATGAAGCACAGGTCGCTCAGTATATAAACGGCGAGCAGAAGGTATTCGGCTTTATTATGGGTCAGTGTACCAAGGCTCTTAAGGGCGTTGCTACACCTAAGGTCATCAAGGAGATACTTGATTCAAAGCTCAAAGCACTCTCAGCAAGCGTTACTGCCGAGAAGACAGAAGAAGCTGCCGAGGAACAGACAGCCGGTATATCCAAGCTCACCCCTTATGAGAACAAGGATAAGTATGTTCCCGAAGTAAGCGGCAATATGGTAATGGTATCGCCTGAAAAGCTCGTAAAGGAAATAACCATTGCAGATATTCTTGATAATGTAGGCAAGGAAGTTGAATTCAGCGGTACAGTACACAGAGTAAGAAAGTACGGAAGCATATCATTCGTTGTTATCAGAACAGCATTCAGCGTTATACAGACAGTTTACTCTGCTGACACCTGCAAGGACAGCATCGAGGGCGTAAAGGAAGGCCAGTTCGTATTCGTCAAGGGTTCTGTAAAGGAGAACACCAAGGACTATAACGGCGTTGAAGTCGTTCTTTCTGAGCTTAAGCTGATAAGCGCTCCTAAGTATGATTATCCGCTTAAGATATCTCAGGGCAGACTTAACTGCACTATAGACGTTAACCTTGATAACCGCTCAGTTTCTCTCAGAAACCCATATGAAAAGGCAACATTCAGACTTCAGGAGGGTATCGTTCAGGGTATGCATAAGTTTATGCAGGCAAACCACTTTACTGAGATACATTCTCCTAAGATAGTTGCACAGGGCGCAGAGGGCGGCGCTAATATCTTCAAGCTCGACTATTTCCAGAAGAACGCATTCCTTAACCAGTCTCCTCAGTTCTATAAGCAGACAATGGTAGGCGTGTTCAACAGAGTATATGAGATAGCTCCTGTTTACAGAGCAGAAAAGCACGCAACATCAAGACATCTTAACGAGTATATCGGCCTTGACTTTGAAATGGGCTTCATTGACTCGATGTATGATGTAATGGCTATGGAAACAGCAATGCTCAAATATATCTGCGAGTATATAAAGACAGAGTACGCTGACGAGGTTCGCTTCCTTGAAGCAGATATTCCTACTATCAAGGAAATACCTTCTATCAAGTTCATTGATGCTATAACAATGCTCAGAGGCGATAACGGCGGCACAGGCAAGAAGTTTGACCTTGACCCCGAGGACGAGGTAAATCTCTGCAAGTACGCTAAGGAAAAGTATGACAGTGACTTTATCTTCGTTACACACTTCCCGTCATCCAAGCCTCCGTTCTATGCCATGAATTCAAGAGAAGACCCCAGAGAGGCTTATAAGTTCGACCTTCTGTTCAGAGGGCTCGAGATAACCTCCGGCGGCCAGAGAATACATGACTACGATGAGCAGGTGCAGAAGATGATAGACCAGGGTCTTGACCCCAAGGACTTCGAGAGCTATCTTGAAGCTCATAAGTATGGTCTGCCACCTCACGGCGGCCTCGGTATCGGCCTTGAAAGACTTCTCATGAAGATGCTCAACCTCTCAAATGTAAGAGAGACTTCGCTCTTCCCGAGAGATCTTAACAGACTTATGCCTTAA
- a CDS encoding TIGR04086 family membrane protein, which produces MMKHRTHLRRIKRIKPDPVLLIILAGVAGYVVVFAMITVFSALSSRASPDDDLMSVFTALALFAGAYAGGYISAKNRHKNGLLMGVCCGLFMFLIILIVGTVISHHTNGFGAPVKFLITVVAGGVGGLIGVNSTTFR; this is translated from the coding sequence ATGATGAAACACAGAACTCATCTCAGGCGAATAAAAAGAATAAAGCCCGACCCGGTGCTGCTTATAATACTTGCAGGTGTGGCAGGGTATGTGGTCGTTTTTGCAATGATCACGGTGTTTTCAGCACTTTCTTCAAGAGCATCGCCGGATGATGACTTGATGAGTGTTTTCACAGCGCTTGCTCTGTTTGCAGGTGCATATGCCGGAGGTTATATCAGCGCTAAAAACAGGCATAAGAACGGTCTTTTAATGGGAGTGTGCTGTGGATTATTCATGTTTTTGATAATACTAATAGTAGGAACTGTCATTTCACATCATACAAACGGCTTCGGCGCACCGGTAAAGTTCCTTATAACAGTTGTTGCCGGGGGAGTCGGCGGCCTGATAGGAGTAAATTCAACCACCTTCAGATAA
- the scfA gene encoding six-cysteine ranthipeptide SCIFF, which translates to MKHIKTINKANLKATAAKGGCGKCQASCQSACKTSCTVANQKCEKEA; encoded by the coding sequence ATGAAACATATCAAGACCATTAATAAGGCTAATTTAAAGGCTACAGCTGCAAAGGGCGGCTGCGGTAAGTGTCAGGCTTCCTGCCAGTCTGCTTGCAAGACTTCTTGCACAGTTGCTAACCAGAAGTGCGAGAAAGAGGCTTGA
- the scfB gene encoding thioether cross-link-forming SCIFF peptide maturase produces MIHKFKIDGYNIVLDVNSGGVHIVDDLTYDILENVEPPFTKECPPEVLKKLGKLYNQQDVIECYEEIVSLYNDKILFSEDDYEKFAKTAVSSPVKAMCLLISQDCNMRCKYCFASTGDYGKGRKLMSVETGKKALDFLIEKSEDRKFLEVDFFGGEPMMNFDAVKEIVEYGRQREKETGKEFRFTITTNGIIMNDEQLDFINKEMKNVVLSIDGRKEVHDRMRPTANGKGTYDLIADNFKRFRAVRGDKEYYVRGTYTKYNLDFSEDVMHLYEMGFDQISVEPVMADPKEPYAITEGDLARIFKEYEILAHKISEVLNSGKFINFFHFMIDLDQGPCAIKRLRGCGSGNEYIAISPDGDIYPCHQFVGIEKFHMGNIHEGTFDLDIKKEFAGSHVYSKPECKKCWAKFYCSGGCNANNYLYAGDIHNSHKLSCQIQKKRLECAIMMKAVKLLDNAE; encoded by the coding sequence ATGATACATAAGTTTAAAATTGACGGATATAATATAGTTCTCGATGTCAACAGTGGGGGAGTTCATATCGTTGATGACCTGACATATGATATCCTTGAAAATGTCGAGCCGCCTTTCACAAAAGAGTGCCCCCCGGAAGTGCTCAAAAAGCTCGGCAAGCTCTATAACCAGCAGGATGTTATCGAATGCTATGAAGAGATAGTAAGCCTTTATAATGATAAGATACTTTTTTCTGAGGATGACTACGAGAAATTTGCTAAAACGGCAGTTTCCTCTCCGGTAAAGGCTATGTGCCTACTTATCTCTCAGGACTGTAATATGAGATGTAAGTATTGCTTTGCATCTACCGGCGATTACGGTAAGGGCAGAAAGCTCATGAGCGTTGAGACAGGAAAAAAGGCGCTTGATTTCCTTATTGAAAAATCTGAGGACAGAAAGTTCCTTGAAGTCGATTTCTTCGGCGGCGAGCCTATGATGAACTTTGACGCTGTAAAGGAAATAGTTGAGTACGGCAGACAGCGTGAAAAGGAGACAGGCAAGGAGTTTCGCTTCACTATCACGACAAACGGCATTATAATGAACGACGAGCAGCTCGATTTCATAAATAAGGAAATGAAAAATGTCGTTCTTTCAATAGACGGCAGAAAAGAAGTCCATGACAGAATGCGCCCGACAGCCAACGGTAAGGGCACATATGACCTCATAGCTGATAATTTCAAGCGTTTCAGAGCAGTCAGAGGCGATAAGGAATACTATGTCAGAGGTACATACACCAAGTATAACCTCGACTTCTCAGAAGATGTAATGCACCTCTATGAAATGGGCTTTGACCAGATATCTGTTGAGCCTGTTATGGCTGATCCTAAAGAGCCGTATGCGATCACAGAGGGTGATCTTGCAAGGATATTCAAGGAGTATGAAATACTTGCTCATAAGATAAGCGAAGTGCTCAACAGCGGTAAATTCATCAACTTCTTCCACTTTATGATAGACCTCGACCAGGGTCCGTGTGCTATCAAGCGCCTCAGAGGCTGCGGAAGCGGTAATGAGTATATCGCTATCTCACCGGACGGTGACATATATCCCTGCCACCAGTTTGTCGGTATCGAGAAGTTCCATATGGGAAATATCCACGAGGGAACATTTGACCTTGATATCAAGAAGGAATTTGCAGGCTCTCATGTTTACTCCAAGCCCGAATGCAAGAAGTGCTGGGCTAAATTCTATTGCAGCGGCGGCTGTAATGCAAATAACTATCTGTATGCCGGCGATATACATAATTCACATAAGCTGTCATGCCAGATACAGAAAAAGCGCCTTGAATGTGCTATCATGATGAAAGCAGTCAAGCTGCTTGATAATGCAGAATAA
- a CDS encoding transglutaminase-like domain-containing protein: MNKTKDNKTKKKRKHERDYILIDGMKIDGDILLHIDKPMKDHSGLLLLFISVVAAFSTMFLGLSYFDTEANLALVSFSIIVLCTSFAIVKSEESFLRFIGLVVIGLHIIPFALFYRKIANGFIVLYSEYMKKANKPNSVLSAMVEDIPRSERSSDVNLFIILLALIICFGMVFSCYYKINLPCMVLFSFPLFEIGAYWGWKPSTLCFLLLLVCWTTVFALQLVNYSANKAGIRNTFAIHPRKKTFYFTSDKMKKGFFTKYIYSMFIICVCIVLLLYSIVSAVGKDRPDKMIQARRDLSNFIEDMSYRSLTNTLSDLNDTLLGNTNIGGTNGGKLGTVDKISFNGSTALEVTIDDSDYPIYLKGFVAGDYHDNSWDEIDPGDSLEDFADENECYIQDIGFNKLTRMTKVENVKYSPSEFSVTIKGASKKYAYAPYFTSYASDNNDGSDKCKPSVEGYVGLRARNYLMNYYNLSKAPSYLRQFGGNADTGLLRMCYNSEYLRDATETKYEYDYYEYVINTYLDVTESDGLAEAVDNIDSVYLGQKGYQAVYESGSANYSSYINIVNAISNYFDDNFKYTLDPGKTPSDRDFIDYFISEQKVGYCSYFASAGVMLLRHYGIPARYVEGYIIHPDQLGEHNEDNMNEVEVQDKSAHAWAEIYTRELGWIPIEFTPGYEDTNPNLDKKDDKKPDGSTTTTTTAAPKTTTTTKNTKDTDSKPATTTTKQTGNGGSETKASTTTKAVSTDKAVDSDSSGSDSAGGVIGGPFSGDGGSGVNMIIIYIAIILLLIVIIILRRAYNLKKLNGSINSSDMGKAVKSCYNASLRYLSLMGIKESENQSDSKDLTKIIEKMKDHGYSEESSSSFEFLSENAISTYFGKSEPDESISSKCREALSSIVKETSQKLNPIKKLGAVIIANLY, translated from the coding sequence ATGAACAAGACAAAAGATAACAAAACCAAGAAAAAACGCAAGCATGAGCGTGACTACATTCTGATAGACGGAATGAAGATCGACGGCGACATACTGCTGCATATCGACAAGCCAATGAAAGACCATTCCGGGCTGCTGCTGCTTTTTATATCAGTTGTAGCGGCATTTTCGACAATGTTTTTGGGGCTGTCATATTTTGACACGGAAGCTAATCTGGCTCTGGTGTCATTCTCGATAATCGTTCTGTGTACCTCATTTGCAATAGTAAAAAGCGAGGAGAGCTTTTTAAGATTTATAGGCCTTGTGGTCATCGGGCTGCATATTATACCGTTTGCTCTGTTTTACCGAAAGATAGCCAACGGGTTTATAGTACTCTATTCAGAGTACATGAAAAAAGCAAACAAACCAAACTCGGTGCTTTCAGCTATGGTGGAGGATATACCGAGATCTGAGCGAAGCTCTGACGTTAATCTGTTTATCATTCTTTTAGCACTGATAATCTGCTTTGGCATGGTATTTTCCTGCTATTACAAGATAAACCTGCCGTGTATGGTGCTGTTCTCCTTCCCTTTGTTTGAGATAGGTGCTTACTGGGGCTGGAAGCCTTCGACGCTTTGCTTTTTACTTCTTCTTGTTTGCTGGACAACGGTATTTGCACTTCAACTTGTCAATTATTCGGCAAACAAGGCCGGCATAAGGAATACTTTTGCCATACACCCACGGAAAAAGACCTTTTATTTCACTTCTGACAAGATGAAAAAGGGCTTCTTTACAAAGTACATATACTCGATGTTCATTATATGTGTATGTATCGTGCTGCTCTTGTATTCTATCGTTTCGGCTGTAGGCAAGGACAGGCCTGACAAGATGATACAGGCAAGAAGAGACCTTTCAAACTTTATTGAGGATATGTCTTACCGTTCGCTGACCAACACGCTTTCCGACCTTAATGACACACTTCTCGGAAACACCAATATCGGCGGCACGAACGGCGGCAAGCTCGGTACGGTGGATAAGATCAGCTTTAACGGCTCGACAGCTCTTGAAGTGACGATAGATGATTCTGATTATCCGATATATCTCAAAGGCTTTGTTGCCGGTGATTATCACGACAATTCATGGGACGAGATAGACCCGGGCGACAGTCTTGAGGACTTTGCAGATGAGAATGAGTGTTATATCCAGGATATCGGTTTCAACAAGCTGACAAGAATGACAAAGGTCGAGAATGTAAAGTACTCCCCTTCTGAGTTCTCAGTAACAATAAAAGGCGCAAGCAAGAAATATGCCTACGCCCCATATTTTACTTCCTATGCGAGTGATAATAACGACGGAAGCGACAAATGCAAGCCTTCTGTGGAAGGCTATGTCGGGCTTCGTGCGAGAAATTATCTGATGAATTATTATAATTTATCAAAAGCCCCATCTTACTTAAGGCAATTCGGCGGCAATGCCGACACAGGGCTTCTGAGGATGTGCTATAACTCTGAATACTTAAGAGATGCGACTGAGACTAAATATGAGTATGATTACTATGAATATGTCATCAATACTTACCTTGATGTAACAGAATCTGACGGTCTGGCAGAGGCTGTGGATAATATTGATTCAGTCTATCTTGGTCAGAAGGGTTATCAGGCGGTATATGAATCCGGTTCTGCGAATTATTCAAGCTATATAAATATAGTCAACGCTATATCGAACTACTTTGACGATAACTTCAAATACACTCTTGACCCCGGCAAAACACCATCTGACAGAGATTTTATTGATTATTTCATATCAGAGCAGAAGGTGGGCTACTGTTCATATTTTGCATCGGCAGGTGTTATGCTGCTCAGGCATTACGGCATACCTGCAAGGTATGTTGAGGGTTATATAATCCACCCTGACCAACTTGGAGAGCACAATGAGGACAACATGAACGAAGTCGAAGTCCAGGATAAGAGTGCTCATGCGTGGGCAGAGATCTACACAAGAGAGCTTGGCTGGATACCGATCGAGTTTACTCCTGGATATGAAGATACTAACCCGAACTTAGACAAGAAAGACGATAAAAAGCCTGACGGAAGTACTACAACGACTACAACGGCAGCTCCTAAGACTACCACAACGACCAAAAACACAAAGGACACCGATTCAAAGCCTGCAACAACTACGACAAAGCAGACCGGCAATGGCGGCTCTGAGACAAAAGCCTCGACTACAACAAAGGCTGTATCTACCGATAAAGCAGTCGATTCGGACAGTTCAGGCTCAGATAGCGCTGGCGGTGTTATCGGCGGGCCATTCAGCGGTGACGGCGGAAGCGGTGTCAATATGATAATCATATATATAGCAATCATATTGCTTCTTATCGTGATAATAATACTCAGGCGTGCATATAATCTTAAAAAGCTCAACGGTTCAATAAACAGCAGCGATATGGGCAAGGCTGTAAAGAGCTGTTACAATGCATCGCTGAGGTATCTGAGCCTTATGGGCATCAAGGAAAGCGAGAATCAGAGCGATTCCAAGGATCTGACAAAGATAATCGAGAAGATGAAGGATCATGGCTATTCAGAGGAATCGAGCAGCAGCTTTGAATTCCTGTCTGAGAATGCGATATCGACTTACTTTGGCAAGAGCGAGCCTGATGAGAGCATAAGTTCAAAATGCAGAGAGGCTCTTTCTTCTATCGTTAAAGAAACGAGTCAGAAGCTCAATCCCATTAAAAAGCTCGGCGCTGTGATAATCGCAAATCTATATTAA
- a CDS encoding DUF58 domain-containing protein, giving the protein MIFVYFLLLIVAFLFYILYLGPISYYLFFFLLVLPVFGFIRILISSRKTTVSFKSDSRVYPRGHDSPFMLRLENRSPFLISNAVIYIRYINSLTNKGSIIKVVTPIYSNNVQLLRLSATSDHYGSISAKIEKIKLYDIMKLTRIRLSKKNFQSTPVSVTFIPEYIPLENNVTNYADYGLESDRFSEHKQGDDPSEIFGIHEYQYGDKMSRIHWKLTAKTDTTYVKEYSLPIANSICLAANVCMKNNTTAELEKYDAVIEAFYAIGAYLSESACPHTMIWYDEIGKKLTEKLSQEIEDDTDSIRDYLKCARSSEDNKVLTEYFATASESTRFGHFIYITNTLSDKTIELISSCEIAMRYTILYSGDENNSFEGTYDNIDIISIRPSKIESSINELLL; this is encoded by the coding sequence ATGATCTTTGTTTACTTTCTGCTTCTGATAGTAGCTTTTCTGTTTTATATCCTGTATTTAGGGCCGATATCATACTATCTGTTTTTCTTTTTGCTGGTGCTGCCGGTATTTGGATTTATAAGGATACTGATATCTTCAAGAAAAACTACTGTCTCTTTCAAATCCGACAGCAGGGTTTATCCGAGAGGGCATGACAGCCCGTTTATGCTGCGGCTTGAAAACAGATCACCATTTCTGATATCCAATGCTGTTATTTATATCAGATATATCAATTCGCTTACCAACAAAGGCTCGATCATAAAAGTCGTTACGCCTATATATTCCAATAACGTACAGCTTCTGAGGCTAAGTGCCACAAGTGACCATTACGGCTCTATCTCAGCAAAGATCGAAAAGATCAAGCTGTATGATATCATGAAGCTGACAAGGATAAGGCTGTCAAAAAAGAATTTCCAGAGCACTCCTGTGAGCGTGACGTTTATTCCGGAATATATACCTCTTGAAAACAACGTGACCAACTATGCGGATTACGGGCTCGAATCCGACAGGTTCTCAGAGCACAAGCAGGGCGATGATCCGTCAGAGATATTCGGTATACATGAGTATCAATACGGCGACAAAATGAGCAGGATCCACTGGAAGCTCACCGCCAAGACAGATACTACATATGTAAAGGAATACTCGCTGCCCATAGCGAATTCTATCTGTCTTGCGGCCAATGTATGCATGAAGAACAATACTACGGCTGAGCTTGAAAAATACGACGCTGTGATCGAGGCGTTCTATGCGATAGGTGCTTATCTTTCCGAAAGTGCCTGCCCTCATACAATGATATGGTATGACGAGATTGGCAAAAAGCTCACAGAGAAGCTCTCGCAGGAAATAGAAGATGATACTGACAGCATCAGAGACTATCTTAAATGTGCAAGGTCTTCTGAGGATAACAAGGTGCTTACTGAATACTTTGCAACTGCGAGTGAAAGCACACGGTTCGGGCATTTTATTTATATAACAAATACACTCAGTGACAAAACTATAGAGCTTATCTCATCTTGTGAGATAGCTATGAGATATACGATTCTTTACTCAGGCGATGAAAACAATTCATTTGAAGGAACATATGACAATATAGATATAATCAGCATTCGTCCTTCAAAGATCGAGAGCTCGATAAATGAGCTGCTACTGTAA